One stretch of Desulfocurvibacter africanus subsp. africanus DSM 2603 DNA includes these proteins:
- a CDS encoding TnsD family Tn7-like transposition protein gives MDSSNTPFFPLPAPGETIYSVLFRYVTRSGLQANTAFKFLLNKRKASEILTIIPDFIVSLSQTVNRSHPWSDPINILLNHTIFNYLCNLRTNSHVDNLINRALDPSQARYVAIALGASMQRQPKQLTYPRYCKLCAIDDLNSLGFTYFHREHQLPSVITCWRHNEPLFIGCKKCGPYPIKGSPSSLPSTCNCSHIDPLAITNIPPSKPLLWLAQQSALLTDRQISLTPSLPFVTRKALLHNQNRTKQLDLILLAKSIKAVFGNEYLTFINFPPFISEKPSPWITRILRSSVNQTKKPVFLYLLLIGSHFNSIEEIYNLAKRPHSNESFKNHSHASDHLMSTLLINTEKSSFSIDLFMQLISSGNFTLDTIAKKLGTTFHTLANFCLNNNIRFPMPNRLANKIGNKVISNTRADLLNGVDNKAIMDRYKFTERTIIYIKLNEPSLYKLHRNAAKLLLREKHRAILTDYVKDNTEATRNDIVFNLPSTYDYLIKNDKQWFFNAIPFQNRQRPHRKSHSGVNWTELDKQMSDHILAYITITQSQEHKPIWLTETYLTKQSPLFSRYWRNKKHFPKTLTIINRHKESYEDFVKRKIQWALSVLEKKNRSLSILSLRTTAGLPAGIVKSHKIFILDKMEMFNFSFAPKSFFTD, from the coding sequence TTGGATTCTAGCAATACACCATTCTTTCCTTTACCAGCCCCAGGGGAAACCATCTACTCTGTACTGTTCCGATATGTCACTAGATCAGGATTACAAGCTAATACCGCATTTAAATTTTTACTAAATAAGAGAAAAGCCAGTGAAATTCTCACAATAATTCCTGACTTTATCGTCTCACTATCTCAAACCGTCAACAGAAGCCATCCCTGGTCAGATCCAATAAATATTTTATTAAATCATACAATTTTCAATTACCTGTGTAATCTTAGAACTAATTCACATGTCGATAACCTCATCAATCGAGCCCTCGACCCCTCACAGGCACGATACGTAGCAATTGCTTTAGGAGCATCAATGCAGAGGCAACCTAAGCAACTTACGTATCCTCGTTATTGTAAACTATGCGCAATTGATGATTTAAACTCCTTGGGATTTACATATTTCCACAGAGAACACCAACTTCCTAGCGTTATAACTTGCTGGAGGCATAATGAACCACTTTTCATAGGTTGCAAAAAATGTGGCCCATACCCGATCAAAGGAAGCCCTTCCAGCCTACCTTCTACTTGCAACTGCTCACATATCGATCCTCTTGCAATAACTAATATTCCTCCTTCTAAACCCCTGCTATGGCTTGCACAACAATCTGCCCTTCTGACTGATCGTCAAATATCACTTACACCCAGCTTACCTTTTGTTACCAGAAAAGCCTTGCTCCATAATCAGAACCGAACCAAGCAATTAGATCTTATCCTGCTTGCCAAAAGTATTAAGGCCGTATTCGGTAATGAGTACTTAACCTTTATTAATTTTCCACCATTTATTTCTGAAAAACCGTCCCCCTGGATCACTCGCATCCTTAGATCATCAGTTAACCAAACTAAGAAGCCAGTTTTTTTATATTTGCTTCTTATTGGCTCTCATTTTAATTCAATTGAAGAAATCTACAACCTTGCCAAGCGGCCCCACTCCAACGAATCTTTCAAGAATCATTCTCATGCCTCCGACCATTTAATGTCAACTCTGCTTATAAATACAGAGAAATCATCTTTTTCAATCGATCTCTTCATGCAACTCATTTCATCGGGAAATTTTACTCTTGACACCATAGCCAAGAAGCTTGGCACAACTTTCCACACCCTCGCTAATTTTTGCCTGAACAATAATATTAGATTTCCCATGCCAAACCGGTTGGCCAACAAGATAGGCAATAAAGTGATTTCTAATACTAGAGCAGACTTACTTAACGGAGTAGATAACAAAGCCATAATGGACCGATACAAATTCACCGAGAGGACCATTATTTACATTAAACTCAATGAGCCAAGCCTTTACAAGCTCCACAGAAATGCCGCTAAACTGTTATTACGCGAGAAACATAGGGCAATCCTGACCGACTATGTAAAAGACAATACCGAAGCTACTCGGAACGACATTGTTTTCAATCTTCCCTCTACTTATGACTACCTAATAAAAAATGATAAACAATGGTTTTTTAATGCCATTCCATTCCAAAATAGGCAGAGGCCTCATAGAAAATCCCATAGTGGAGTAAATTGGACTGAACTTGATAAGCAAATGTCTGACCATATTTTAGCCTATATCACCATCACACAATCTCAAGAGCATAAACCTATTTGGCTTACAGAAACTTACTTAACCAAGCAATCTCCTCTTTTCTCCAGATACTGGAGAAACAAAAAGCATTTCCCAAAAACTCTAACTATTATAAACAGACACAAAGAAAGTTATGAAGATTTCGTAAAAAGGAAAATTCAATGGGCACTTTCTGTTTTAGAAAAGAAGAACAGATCTTTATCTATCCTAAGCCTTAGAACGACAGCTGGCCTGCCAGCTGGAATTGTAAAAAGTCATAAGATATTCATCCTTGATAAAATGGAAATGTTTAATTTCTCATTCGCCCCAAAGTCTTTTTTCACCGACTAA
- a CDS encoding AAA family ATPase: MSLTIINTNPQYNELGLIDFQDNPLVEALPPPPKSKDDILQRLMIRPEWNPEEVNLPDFIRYQAITRLHHFLFPIDQHVKIYSSLYGQILDGYRYRNPLHTDTQMQLYGFNEASSTNSRGILRPNSSSSISFISGISGLGKSTLVKSILHSFGPQVIKHSIYNNKQFYETQIVCLMRNVPDQCSVKSLCRSFGYYTDILLNTNLYSIEFSDKHLTRNHYIHLIHKIIRNFHVGIVVIDEFQNVSISRSGGKKEVLAFIINLFDELGVPIVIIGTPNAKNILSDNVSVIRRFTTGGFHELRRPDAPGNKNDDTWETFCKVCWDYQWLKNPKEINEEIIHTLYDCSQGIFGIMLRIFTASQVVAIEQKKETLSSRLIRNVYLSEFSMLHKVIDAIRSGDLSALSLFEDLYSTAFKGNDTSTIVNRLALLSNQIRPTEDKLHNLDQPLPENTHTRQYSGKHNKQSIEELRDAVLRNKPKS, from the coding sequence ATGAGCTTAACGATAATAAATACAAATCCCCAGTACAACGAACTTGGACTTATCGATTTTCAGGATAATCCCCTCGTAGAGGCATTACCACCACCACCGAAATCTAAGGATGATATATTACAAAGACTTATGATCCGGCCCGAATGGAACCCAGAGGAGGTCAACCTACCTGATTTTATCAGGTATCAAGCTATTACACGTCTACACCACTTCCTGTTCCCAATAGACCAGCACGTAAAGATCTATTCGTCACTCTATGGTCAAATATTAGACGGTTATCGATATAGAAACCCACTACATACTGATACCCAAATGCAGCTGTATGGTTTTAACGAAGCTAGTTCTACCAATTCAAGAGGCATCTTGCGACCCAACTCCAGTTCAAGCATTTCATTTATTTCAGGCATTTCTGGACTTGGCAAATCAACTCTTGTTAAATCTATTCTTCATTCTTTCGGTCCTCAAGTTATTAAACATAGCATATACAACAACAAACAATTCTACGAAACTCAGATCGTATGCCTTATGCGAAATGTACCCGATCAATGCAGCGTAAAATCACTTTGCAGAAGCTTTGGCTATTATACAGATATATTACTTAATACAAATCTTTATTCAATTGAATTCTCCGATAAGCATTTAACCAGAAATCATTACATCCATTTGATCCATAAAATTATTAGAAATTTCCACGTTGGAATTGTTGTAATTGATGAATTTCAAAATGTATCCATATCCCGTTCCGGCGGGAAAAAGGAAGTACTCGCTTTCATCATTAATCTATTTGATGAACTTGGGGTGCCTATCGTAATAATAGGCACTCCAAACGCAAAAAACATTTTAAGTGACAATGTTAGTGTTATTAGGCGATTTACCACTGGAGGATTTCACGAACTAAGAAGGCCAGATGCACCTGGCAATAAAAACGATGACACTTGGGAAACATTTTGCAAGGTATGTTGGGACTATCAGTGGTTGAAAAACCCTAAAGAAATTAATGAAGAGATCATACATACTTTATATGACTGCTCCCAGGGAATCTTTGGGATCATGTTGAGAATATTTACAGCATCCCAAGTTGTTGCAATTGAACAAAAAAAGGAAACATTATCATCCAGGCTCATTAGAAATGTATATTTATCTGAGTTTTCTATGCTCCACAAAGTAATAGATGCAATTAGATCAGGGGATTTGTCCGCGCTATCGCTATTCGAAGATCTATACTCAACAGCGTTTAAAGGAAACGACACATCAACTATTGTCAACAGACTTGCATTGCTATCCAATCAAATACGTCCTACCGAGGACAAACTGCACAATCTTGACCAACCACTTCCAGAAAATACCCACACGAGGCAGTATTCTGGCAAGCATAATAAACAAAGCATTGAAGAACTTAGGGATGCTGTACTCCGAAATAAACCTAAATCCTGA